A stretch of Coleofasciculaceae cyanobacterium DNA encodes these proteins:
- a CDS encoding endonuclease domain-containing protein: MNHKPRIRGTTAEIEEAARRLRKNLTPAEAYLWSALRNKQLEGLRFRCQHPVGNFILDFYCAACKLVVEVDGEIHDQQIDYDRARTNKLAEYGYRVLRFSNEQVLNNLPQVIAEIRQAAVLPP; the protein is encoded by the coding sequence ATGAACCACAAACCCAGAATTCGCGGTACAACAGCAGAGATAGAAGAAGCTGCACGGAGACTAAGAAAGAACTTAACTCCAGCAGAAGCTTATTTATGGTCTGCATTAAGGAATAAACAATTAGAAGGATTACGGTTTCGCTGTCAGCATCCTGTAGGTAATTTTATTTTGGATTTTTATTGTGCTGCTTGTAAGTTAGTTGTGGAAGTCGATGGAGAAATTCACGATCAACAAATTGATTACGATCGCGCCAGAACTAATAAGTTAGCCGAATATGGTTACAGAGTGTTGAGATTTAGTAACGAACAGGTATTAAATAATTTACCCCAGGTGATTGCAGAAATAAGACAAGCTGCTGTTTTGCCCCCCTAG